In one Butyrivibrio proteoclasticus B316 genomic region, the following are encoded:
- a CDS encoding glycoside hydrolase family 3 C-terminal domain-containing protein: MEKWARIKYTPNLPLGENGERVTASQKHIELSCEAACEGMVLLKNDRNVLPIRKGTRVALFGKGVFDYVKGGGGSGDVTVPYIRNLYEGLSQYTSDISIYDKSVRFYQEYVADQYRLGIAPGMIKEPALPEDILADAAAYADTAIIAISRFSGEGWDRKVAGVDREIKCEAKDLVEQGNKIFDHGDFYLTNAEKKMVKMVKENFSSVIVVMNVGGVVDTTWFKNDDQISSVLMAWQGGIEGGLAAARILLGKVNPSGKLSDTFAARLEDYPSTEGFHEDDDYVDYTEDIYVGYRYFETIPGAKEKVNYPFGYGLSYTTFLLEDYKAEPFVVSAADEVGKSDSDLVDAIVASVTVTNVGKIPGKEVVQLYYSAPQGKLGKPAKVLGGYAKTRLLQPGESQRVTIALYMEDMASYDDLGKVKKAAWLLEKGEYHFFLGTSVRDTRLLDYTYELSKNIIVEQVSNKLVPTSLPKRMLADGTYEELPQTEPVDTYATIFPRPKNWKETIEHDVLKTPVVRPQDRFQLFLPPKEGDPKKFIEVAECKVTLEDFIAQLSNEQLASLLGGQPNVGMANTFGYGNLPEVGVPNAQTCDGPAGVRIAPEVGVVTTAFPCSTLLACTWNEDICYEVGVAGGEEAKECNFGAWLTPAVNIHRSPLCGRNFEYYSEDPFLAGKQAAAMVRGIQSNNIIATPKHFALNNKESNRKGSDSRASERAIREIYLKAFEIIVKEAEPWSIMSSYNIVNGQRSSESHDLLTGILRDEWGFEGVVVSDWWGFGEHYKEVLAGNDIKMGCGYTEQLLEAIDKKALKRKDLEKSAERVLKMLLKLD; the protein is encoded by the coding sequence ATGGAGAAATGGGCAAGAATCAAATACACACCAAATCTTCCGCTTGGAGAGAATGGTGAAAGGGTTACAGCGAGTCAGAAGCACATTGAACTTTCATGCGAGGCAGCCTGTGAGGGAATGGTACTTCTCAAGAATGACAGAAACGTTCTTCCTATCAGAAAGGGCACAAGAGTAGCCCTCTTTGGAAAGGGAGTATTTGACTATGTAAAAGGCGGCGGTGGTAGCGGAGATGTAACAGTTCCTTACATCAGAAACCTCTACGAAGGCCTTTCTCAGTACACATCAGACATTTCAATTTACGACAAATCTGTCAGATTCTATCAGGAATATGTAGCAGACCAGTACAGACTTGGAATTGCGCCAGGCATGATCAAAGAGCCGGCTCTTCCGGAAGATATTCTCGCAGATGCAGCAGCCTATGCAGATACAGCAATCATCGCGATCAGCAGATTCTCCGGAGAAGGCTGGGACAGAAAGGTTGCAGGCGTTGACAGAGAAATCAAGTGCGAAGCTAAGGATCTCGTAGAACAGGGCAACAAGATATTTGATCATGGTGATTTCTACCTCACAAATGCTGAGAAGAAGATGGTCAAGATGGTAAAAGAGAACTTCTCAAGCGTCATTGTGGTCATGAATGTCGGAGGAGTTGTAGATACAACATGGTTTAAAAATGATGACCAGATTTCATCAGTCCTCATGGCATGGCAGGGCGGAATTGAAGGCGGACTTGCCGCAGCCAGGATCCTTCTTGGCAAGGTTAATCCTTCAGGTAAGCTCTCAGATACATTCGCAGCAAGGCTTGAAGACTATCCTTCAACAGAGGGCTTCCACGAAGATGATGACTACGTGGATTACACAGAAGATATCTACGTTGGCTATAGATATTTCGAGACCATTCCCGGGGCAAAAGAGAAAGTTAACTACCCCTTTGGATATGGCCTTTCCTATACAACATTTCTCTTAGAAGACTATAAAGCAGAACCGTTTGTGGTTTCTGCAGCAGACGAGGTCGGTAAATCTGATAGCGACCTTGTAGATGCAATTGTAGCTTCAGTTACAGTTACAAACGTTGGCAAGATCCCGGGCAAAGAGGTTGTTCAGCTCTACTACAGCGCTCCTCAGGGCAAGCTCGGTAAACCTGCCAAAGTCCTTGGCGGCTATGCCAAGACAAGGCTACTTCAGCCGGGAGAGAGCCAGAGAGTGACAATTGCTCTTTATATGGAGGATATGGCATCTTACGACGACCTTGGCAAGGTTAAAAAGGCTGCATGGCTCCTTGAAAAAGGTGAATATCATTTCTTCCTTGGAACATCTGTAAGAGACACAAGGCTTCTTGATTACACCTACGAACTTTCTAAGAACATAATAGTTGAACAGGTCTCAAACAAGCTCGTTCCAACATCTCTTCCCAAGAGAATGCTTGCTGATGGCACATATGAGGAACTCCCTCAGACAGAACCTGTAGATACTTATGCAACAATCTTCCCAAGACCTAAGAACTGGAAAGAAACAATTGAGCACGACGTATTAAAGACTCCTGTAGTTCGCCCACAGGACAGATTCCAGCTCTTTTTGCCACCTAAGGAAGGTGACCCTAAGAAATTTATTGAAGTTGCAGAATGCAAGGTGACACTTGAAGACTTTATTGCACAGCTATCTAACGAGCAGCTTGCAAGCCTTCTTGGAGGACAGCCAAATGTCGGAATGGCTAACACCTTTGGATACGGCAACCTTCCTGAGGTTGGAGTTCCTAATGCCCAGACCTGTGATGGTCCTGCAGGTGTCCGTATTGCACCGGAAGTTGGTGTTGTGACAACAGCATTCCCATGTTCAACACTTCTTGCATGCACATGGAATGAAGATATCTGCTACGAAGTCGGAGTTGCAGGCGGAGAAGAGGCCAAAGAGTGCAACTTTGGTGCATGGCTTACTCCTGCTGTTAACATCCATAGAAGCCCTCTTTGCGGCAGAAACTTTGAGTACTACTCCGAAGATCCATTCCTTGCAGGTAAACAGGCAGCAGCTATGGTTCGTGGTATTCAGAGCAACAACATAATTGCTACACCTAAACATTTTGCCCTCAACAACAAGGAATCCAATAGAAAAGGCAGCGATTCACGTGCTTCTGAGCGTGCGATCAGAGAAATATATTTAAAGGCCTTTGAAATCATTGTTAAAGAGGCAGAGCCCTGGAGCATCATGTCTTCATACAATATAGTTAACGGTCAGAGATCATCCGAATCTCACGACCTTCTCACAGGAATCCTCCGCGATGAGTGGGGCTTTGAAGGTGTTGTAGTCAGCGACTGGTGGGGCTTTGGTGAGCATTACAAGGAAGTCCTTGCAGGCAACGATATCAAGATGGGCTGTGGTTATACAGAACAGCTCCTGGAGGCAATTGATAAGAAGGCTCTTAAGAGAAAAGATTTGGAAAAGAGCGCAGAGCGAGTTCTCAAGATGCTTCTCAAACTCGACTAA
- a CDS encoding PI-PLC domain-containing protein produces MEIIAHRGFWKETNEKNQKEAFERARNAMIGTETDFRDYMQKLVISHNVAGPTCMDADDFFALYKDQKFTLALNVKADGIQQLLKELLIKHNLTNYFCFDMSIPDTLEYINSGLKFFVRESEYEKISSLYEKADGVWADGFESDSWITKEYIKNHREKGKKVCIVSSDLHQRAYTDLWERIKDKELLDDDGVILCTDYPDKAKEFFYGKD; encoded by the coding sequence ATGGAAATTATAGCACATCGGGGTTTTTGGAAGGAAACTAATGAAAAGAACCAAAAAGAAGCTTTTGAACGTGCAAGAAATGCGATGATTGGGACAGAAACAGACTTTAGAGATTATATGCAAAAGCTTGTCATATCACATAATGTCGCAGGTCCTACCTGCATGGATGCGGATGATTTCTTTGCATTGTACAAAGATCAGAAGTTTACGCTGGCACTGAATGTAAAGGCAGATGGAATCCAGCAGCTTTTAAAAGAGCTTCTGATTAAACACAATCTAACAAATTATTTCTGTTTTGATATGTCTATTCCTGATACTTTGGAATACATTAATTCGGGTTTGAAATTCTTCGTTAGAGAAAGCGAATACGAAAAAATAAGCAGCCTTTATGAAAAGGCTGATGGCGTCTGGGCAGATGGCTTTGAGTCAGATTCATGGATTACCAAAGAATACATTAAGAATCATAGAGAGAAAGGCAAGAAGGTCTGTATTGTATCTTCAGATCTACACCAAAGAGCTTACACGGATTTGTGGGAACGAATAAAAGATAAGGAACTACTTGATGATGATGGAGTGATTCTCTGTACAGATTACCCGGACAAAGCAAAGGAGTTTTTCTATGGGAAAGATTAA
- a CDS encoding methyl-accepting chemotaxis protein — MAKESKNQKGKNDISLKNSIKTRLIAVMLLVVAVPLIVSLVISYITSTRKAQTDAETALAWQAKYLAASYEDIIDKNLMVLRSVADNPTTIVYMQGTAGIEDDVMVKMLTAGDNILNDGNVMAIADTTGMQKVRSSGKLVDVKDREYFQEAIKGNIFISNVLTNKTTGARQITMAVPIKDESGNILGEVQRNYNLDELHNFLQAETDDAFIMDRDKLMAAHAKLELGPDDVYDLTGAAYASGDDAGTIIDSTSFESKLIMSWFTDSTTGYRIVVSANYDQAMAAAKTTAMITVVVGIIMLIIASVISLLMANSFTNPIKAVNESLSKLADGRFAKIDKFTQQKDEFGAMVNNTNTVIEKLDDIVTSIKASANDVESSSMELSDMADQISQTAEDVSNAVQEIASGATQQADEIQNASENVGNIGDAVVDVQTSTNDLEGLASRMQEASEASSASLSNLQESSNEMTGKIDEISSTISATQNAVTNINDKVEGISSIATQTNLLSLNASIEAARAGEAGKGFAVVAEEIGKLAEDSKKMADDIRQEMDILLDQSKAAVSAAESIKDSNITQQSALGETLTSVNSMLEDIASTVGGVQRISRGAETCESSKNAVVDTMSALSAISEENAASSEETGASMEELSATVTTLAGSANNLKEIAAKLNEDMSFFK; from the coding sequence ATGGCAAAAGAATCTAAAAATCAAAAAGGAAAAAATGATATTTCTTTAAAAAACAGCATTAAAACAAGGCTGATTGCTGTTATGCTCCTGGTAGTGGCAGTTCCTCTTATAGTGTCACTCGTGATCAGTTACATCACTTCTACCAGAAAAGCTCAGACTGATGCTGAGACTGCTCTGGCTTGGCAGGCTAAATACCTTGCAGCCAGCTATGAAGATATAATCGATAAAAACCTGATGGTTCTAAGATCAGTTGCCGATAACCCTACCACTATAGTTTATATGCAGGGAACTGCCGGAATCGAAGATGATGTCATGGTAAAGATGCTGACCGCAGGCGATAACATTCTAAATGATGGTAATGTTATGGCCATTGCCGATACTACCGGAATGCAAAAAGTCCGATCCAGTGGCAAATTAGTAGATGTCAAAGATAGAGAATACTTCCAGGAAGCAATTAAAGGAAATATATTTATATCCAACGTACTTACAAATAAAACCACCGGTGCCCGCCAGATTACAATGGCAGTTCCTATTAAGGATGAGTCCGGTAATATTCTTGGTGAAGTTCAGAGAAACTACAATCTTGATGAACTTCATAATTTCCTACAAGCAGAAACCGATGACGCTTTCATTATGGATAGAGACAAGCTGATGGCTGCTCACGCCAAATTAGAGCTTGGACCTGATGATGTTTATGATCTTACAGGCGCAGCCTATGCTTCAGGAGATGACGCAGGTACAATTATTGACTCTACCTCTTTTGAAAGTAAGCTCATTATGTCGTGGTTTACAGATTCTACTACCGGATATAGGATTGTTGTTTCAGCTAATTATGATCAGGCTATGGCTGCTGCCAAGACAACTGCCATGATCACCGTAGTAGTTGGTATTATAATGCTTATTATTGCCTCCGTAATTTCACTTCTCATGGCAAACAGCTTTACAAATCCTATCAAAGCAGTTAATGAGTCACTTTCCAAGCTTGCAGATGGACGTTTTGCCAAGATTGATAAGTTTACCCAGCAAAAAGACGAATTTGGCGCAATGGTCAACAATACAAATACAGTTATAGAAAAACTTGATGATATTGTTACCAGCATAAAAGCATCCGCCAATGATGTTGAAAGTTCTTCAATGGAACTTTCCGATATGGCCGACCAGATTTCTCAGACAGCGGAAGATGTATCCAATGCCGTACAGGAAATTGCTTCCGGAGCAACCCAGCAGGCTGACGAAATTCAGAACGCATCCGAAAACGTTGGAAATATCGGCGATGCCGTTGTAGATGTGCAGACATCTACTAATGACCTTGAAGGTCTTGCGAGCAGAATGCAGGAAGCTTCAGAAGCTTCATCAGCTTCTCTTTCTAACCTTCAGGAGTCCAGCAACGAGATGACTGGTAAGATTGATGAAATCTCATCCACAATTTCTGCTACTCAGAACGCTGTTACAAATATCAATGATAAGGTTGAAGGTATTTCTTCAATTGCGACTCAGACTAACCTGTTGTCACTGAATGCAAGTATCGAGGCTGCTAGAGCCGGTGAAGCCGGAAAAGGATTTGCCGTTGTTGCTGAAGAAATTGGCAAACTTGCTGAAGATTCCAAGAAGATGGCAGACGACATCAGACAGGAAATGGATATCCTGCTCGATCAGTCCAAAGCTGCTGTTTCTGCTGCTGAGTCCATCAAAGACAGTAATATCACTCAGCAGAGCGCTCTTGGCGAAACACTCACAAGTGTTAACAGTATGCTGGAAGATATCGCATCTACTGTTGGAGGCGTACAGAGAATATCAAGAGGAGCCGAAACATGTGAAAGCTCCAAGAATGCCGTTGTTGATACAATGAGTGCCCTCTCCGCTATCTCCGAAGAAAACGCTGCGTCCAGTGAAGAGACCGGAGCTTCTATGGAAGAACTCTCTGCAACAGTTACAACTCTTGCCGGTTCTGCTAACAACCTGAAAGAAATCGCTGCGAAGCTCAATGAAGATATGAGTTTCTTCAAATAA
- the mgtE gene encoding magnesium transporter has product MELQEEEKTTAEILQELLESRKYTLLRQTISEMNTTDIAAAMSEMEDEDSLKMFRILPKDMAADVFADLELDVQQYIIKSLSDREASNIIDNLMADDATDLLEEMPANVVKRILANASPETRADINHLLQYPEDSAGSIMTVEYVDLREDMTVADAIERIRKKGVDSETINICYVVTRQKVLVGTVALRYLLIMKPEEIIGDIMNTNVISIGTLTDQEEAARMFQKYGFTAMPVVDAETRMVGIITIDDVVDIMEEEATEDIEKMAAIVPSDKPYPKVGIFETYKSRIPWLLFLMISATFTGAIITGFEDALSAYVILTAYIPMLMDTGGNAGGQASVSIIRALSLKEIEFSDLLKIIWKEIRVAVLCGLTLSVANFAKLLLFDKLALPVAAVICLTLLIVVLIAKMVGCCLPMLASKVGFDPAVMASPFITTIVDALSLLVYFNIATNLLHLAT; this is encoded by the coding sequence ATGGAATTACAAGAAGAAGAGAAGACAACCGCTGAAATACTGCAGGAGCTTCTTGAGTCCAGGAAATACACTCTGCTTCGCCAGACCATCTCAGAAATGAATACAACAGATATCGCTGCTGCTATGAGTGAGATGGAGGACGAGGATTCTCTTAAGATGTTCAGAATCCTGCCCAAAGATATGGCAGCTGATGTATTTGCAGATCTGGAACTGGACGTTCAGCAGTATATTATCAAATCACTTTCAGACCGTGAAGCTTCCAACATTATCGACAATCTGATGGCCGATGACGCTACTGACCTTTTGGAGGAAATGCCTGCCAATGTAGTTAAGCGTATTCTGGCCAATGCAAGTCCTGAAACAAGGGCTGATATTAACCATTTGTTACAGTATCCTGAGGATTCTGCCGGCAGTATCATGACTGTGGAGTACGTAGATCTTCGTGAGGACATGACTGTCGCAGATGCTATTGAGCGTATACGTAAAAAAGGTGTCGATTCAGAGACGATCAACATCTGCTACGTAGTTACAAGACAGAAAGTTCTGGTAGGAACAGTTGCCCTCAGATACCTGCTGATCATGAAGCCTGAAGAGATCATCGGTGACATCATGAACACCAACGTTATCAGTATCGGCACCCTTACCGACCAGGAAGAAGCTGCCAGAATGTTCCAGAAATACGGCTTTACAGCGATGCCTGTTGTTGATGCAGAGACCCGTATGGTCGGCATCATCACCATCGATGACGTAGTGGACATCATGGAAGAAGAGGCTACCGAGGATATCGAGAAGATGGCTGCTATCGTGCCATCTGACAAGCCCTATCCCAAGGTAGGAATATTTGAAACCTACAAGAGCAGAATTCCGTGGCTCTTATTCCTCATGATCAGTGCTACATTTACAGGCGCTATCATCACAGGATTTGAAGATGCCCTTTCTGCCTATGTTATCCTGACAGCATACATTCCCATGCTGATGGATACAGGTGGTAATGCCGGAGGGCAGGCAAGCGTTTCAATTATCCGTGCTCTTTCGCTTAAAGAAATTGAGTTTTCGGACCTTCTGAAGATTATCTGGAAAGAGATACGAGTAGCTGTACTGTGCGGATTAACTTTATCTGTAGCCAATTTTGCCAAGCTCTTATTATTTGATAAGCTTGCGCTTCCTGTAGCTGCAGTTATATGCCTGACACTCTTAATAGTTGTGCTGATTGCCAAGATGGTCGGCTGTTGCCTCCCAATGCTGGCATCCAAAGTCGGCTTTGACCCTGCTGTTATGGCGAGTCCATTCATCACAACAATAGTAGATGCGTTGTCGCTCCTTGTTTATTTCAACATAGCGACAAATTTGCTGCATCTGGCAACATGA
- a CDS encoding HAD family hydrolase — protein sequence MGKIKAIIFDMDGVLIDAKEWHYEALNRALELFGYTITRYDHLVTYDGLPTRKKLEMLTKERNLPKELHGFINEMKQQYTMEIVHSKCKPVFQREYAISKLKSEGYKIGVASNSVKNSIVTMMEKSDLSKYLDTIVSNQDVKEGKPNPEIYIKAINNLGMKPEDCMVIEDNINGIKAGIAAGAHVMQVENVHDVTYDNIVKNIREFEETN from the coding sequence ATGGGAAAGATTAAAGCGATAATTTTCGACATGGATGGAGTACTGATAGATGCCAAAGAATGGCATTATGAAGCTCTTAATAGGGCACTTGAATTATTTGGTTACACAATTACCCGTTATGACCATCTTGTAACATATGATGGCCTTCCGACCAGAAAAAAGCTCGAAATGCTTACCAAAGAGAGAAATCTGCCTAAGGAACTACATGGATTCATCAATGAGATGAAACAGCAGTATACGATGGAAATCGTACATTCTAAATGCAAGCCGGTATTTCAGAGAGAGTATGCAATATCCAAACTAAAATCTGAAGGATACAAGATAGGCGTTGCGTCTAATTCTGTTAAGAATTCTATAGTGACAATGATGGAGAAGAGTGATCTAAGTAAGTACCTTGACACCATCGTTTCTAATCAAGATGTCAAAGAAGGAAAACCAAATCCTGAAATATACATAAAAGCAATCAATAACCTGGGGATGAAACCCGAGGATTGCATGGTAATTGAAGATAACATAAATGGCATCAAGGCAGGAATTGCAGCTGGTGCTCATGTTATGCAGGTAGAAAATGTTCATGACGTTACATATGACAATATAGTCAAAAACATAAGAGAGTTTGAGGAGACGAACTAA
- the aspS gene encoding aspartate--tRNA ligase — MMQSRTHNCGELRISNVGESVTLVGWLENMREVGSGLGFVVLRDFYGTTQIVLETEEMVKTAKAINKESTISVKGLVRERSSKNPKQETGDIEVVPESITVLGRCRYNELPFEINHSREADETARLKYRYLDLRNPEVKKNIILRCNVIAALRQAMTEHGFMEITTPILTASSPEGARDYLVPARKHPGKFYALPQAPQQFKQLLMTAGFDRYFQIAPCFRDEDARGDRSPGEFYQLDMEMAFATQEDVFSVCEDVLPPVFEKFGTYDRASKAPFTRIPYLEAMEKYGSDKPDLRIDLTVTDVTETLKDCGFGPFASTVSAEAAEASEGALTAGAATGVRIKAVVISDFKESRKFIDKTIGDVEVQSGNKAYWFRMDENGELVGGISKFVAPIKDAVVSALSLKAGDLVVLSSGKLTAAQKTAGVIVKTFGAAVPGHMDKEKYEFCWIVDFPMYEIGEESGELEFCHNPFSMPSGGLETLLKAERGEIDPLTITADQYDLVVNGIELSSGAVRNHDPEIMIKAFEMVRLGEEDVKAKFPAMYNAFCYGAPPHAGIAPGVDRMVMLLAGEDSIREIIPFPMNKNAQDIMMGAPSYVTDKQLEELHIKTTATEE; from the coding sequence ATGATGCAATCACGTACACATAACTGTGGTGAGTTGCGTATTTCCAATGTCGGCGAGAGCGTTACTCTTGTAGGCTGGCTTGAGAATATGCGTGAAGTTGGATCAGGACTTGGATTTGTCGTTCTGAGAGACTTCTATGGCACTACACAGATTGTCCTTGAAACTGAGGAGATGGTCAAGACAGCCAAGGCCATCAATAAAGAGTCCACAATATCCGTTAAGGGCCTTGTAAGAGAGCGTAGCTCCAAGAACCCCAAGCAGGAGACCGGTGATATCGAGGTGGTTCCTGAATCAATCACAGTTCTTGGTCGCTGCCGTTACAATGAGCTTCCATTTGAGATCAACCACTCAAGAGAGGCTGATGAGACAGCTAGACTTAAATATCGTTATCTTGATCTTCGTAACCCTGAGGTTAAGAAGAACATTATCCTTAGATGCAACGTAATAGCCGCACTTCGTCAGGCTATGACAGAGCACGGATTCATGGAGATCACTACTCCTATCCTTACAGCTTCATCACCTGAGGGAGCAAGAGATTACCTTGTTCCTGCCAGAAAGCACCCTGGCAAGTTCTATGCACTTCCACAGGCTCCACAGCAGTTCAAGCAGCTTCTCATGACAGCCGGCTTTGACAGATACTTCCAGATTGCACCTTGCTTCCGTGATGAGGATGCAAGAGGCGACAGAAGCCCGGGAGAGTTCTATCAGCTTGATATGGAGATGGCTTTCGCTACTCAGGAAGATGTATTTTCAGTATGTGAGGACGTACTTCCTCCAGTATTTGAGAAATTTGGAACCTATGACCGTGCAAGTAAGGCTCCTTTCACAAGAATCCCTTATCTTGAGGCTATGGAAAAATATGGTTCTGACAAGCCAGACCTTAGAATTGACCTTACAGTAACTGACGTTACAGAAACTCTCAAGGATTGCGGTTTTGGACCTTTCGCATCAACTGTTTCTGCTGAGGCAGCAGAGGCCAGTGAGGGCGCTCTTACTGCAGGCGCAGCAACAGGCGTCAGGATCAAGGCTGTTGTTATCTCTGACTTCAAGGAGAGCCGTAAGTTCATCGACAAGACAATCGGTGATGTAGAAGTTCAGTCAGGTAATAAGGCTTACTGGTTCAGAATGGATGAGAACGGAGAACTTGTTGGTGGTATCTCCAAGTTCGTTGCTCCTATCAAGGATGCAGTTGTATCAGCTCTTTCACTTAAGGCTGGAGACCTCGTAGTTCTCTCAAGCGGCAAACTTACAGCTGCTCAGAAGACTGCAGGTGTTATCGTTAAGACATTTGGTGCTGCAGTTCCAGGACACATGGATAAAGAGAAATACGAGTTCTGCTGGATCGTAGATTTCCCTATGTACGAGATCGGCGAGGAGTCAGGAGAGCTTGAGTTCTGCCATAACCCATTCTCAATGCCATCAGGCGGACTTGAGACACTTCTCAAGGCTGAGAGAGGCGAGATTGATCCTCTTACAATTACAGCAGATCAGTATGACCTTGTTGTAAATGGTATTGAGCTTTCATCAGGTGCTGTACGTAACCATGATCCTGAGATCATGATCAAGGCATTTGAGATGGTCAGACTTGGCGAGGAAGACGTTAAGGCCAAGTTCCCTGCTATGTACAACGCATTCTGCTACGGCGCACCGCCACACGCAGGAATCGCTCCGGGAGTAGACCGTATGGTAATGCTCCTTGCAGGTGAGGACTCAATCCGTGAGATCATTCCTTTCCCTATGAACAAGAATGCTCAGGATATCATGATGGGCGCTCCAAGCTACGTAACAGACAAGCAGCTTGAGGAATTACACATTAAGACTACTGCTACAGAAGAGTAA
- a CDS encoding helix-turn-helix domain-containing protein — MSRTKSNKEYESEYIETFVRRLEEMRRNNGISARDMSLSLGQNPGYINNIENRKSLPSLLMFLEICEYLDVSPSYFMSIYDKDVHSIKYKEFMNMASRLTPQQFDALFTILQGMTRKRLP; from the coding sequence ATGTCCAGGACTAAGAGTAACAAGGAATATGAATCTGAATATATTGAGACTTTCGTAAGGCGCCTTGAGGAGATGAGACGTAATAACGGCATTTCCGCAAGGGATATGAGTTTGTCACTGGGGCAGAACCCGGGATATATCAATAACATTGAGAACAGGAAATCGCTTCCGTCTCTGTTAATGTTTTTGGAGATATGTGAATATCTGGATGTTTCGCCTTCTTATTTCATGAGCATTTATGACAAGGATGTTCATTCCATCAAGTACAAGGAGTTTATGAATATGGCAAGTCGTCTGACTCCGCAGCAGTTTGATGCGCTATTCACTATCCTGCAGGGAATGACAAGGAAACGTTTACCGTAG